AAAATCACTCCTACtatccctgttatgctctaacagatgcttgCCATCAGTTTGAGCCATTGAGCCTCCTCGGAAGAgcaccaaaactcgaaccctaattctgttcttcCCTTGCCaagatttcccgccaaaacaattaATTCAAACCGAGAAGAAGATGGTCTCCCCTTAACCATTGATGGGGTGCGGTTAGCAGTTTCTGTACTGGGGTGAAAATAGTAAAGAAGCTTCCCCTTAgtaaatgaggtgccccttatccaaagcaggggtccgtttagcaaatgtgctccgagggtgcctttatcaacttttcgagcctaatttcccaaaaatatttattgcccaaaaatacctgcaaacacacaaaacaccaaaattagtacaaaatcgagtgccaacaatatacagtattgagatcaaattagacacaaaaaagtgtctatcaaatacccccaaacttattatttgctagtctcgagcaaaactaataaaaaataaaaccgagttaatctcgggagggtttaccagaggtgtacccacaaaaccatgacttctaattggtcacaagtatccaaagagctatgaggacatacaaattctcaacctatctccaagtaactagaatgccagagaaattaaaggtgccagctctaaagatgactaaagaaaaggggagacacatccgcaacactgctagataaagagatatccgctacacagctagataaacattgtaagatgcgtccgctgatttacagctggataagattaggagagagataaagatgagagggacatctgctacacagctggactaattacgtgtgatgagttgaaccagtgctggaaagatcttgtgctagatggaaagcggactaacaaagcaaccaaatgtatctttcttcgactctctcatagtgctcagtagaaacaacgtcttcttcggtcttcaactgttgatgataaaatatcaaacctcatagaaccttgacaattaactcttctcttcgatttcttgcatgacttaaaaatttctacttccctatggccttattgaacaaaaaaaactaattatagaacgtaatgatgatttttttaattattttttttttattttttgacacaaaaattacaagacaaaaatttacatggccatgagagaaggactttaaaaacttggatcttcgcaacttgtgatgtcttggtatcatgaattccaacaacttatatcattttctcttataacttcttgtaactaagtcttcaactttgatttttgaattattcttttctattgttgcttctaaaccttaaacgtcttcaactttcttcatagattttgatgtcgcttcgcttgttgatgatgataagtttctactgagagagaatcgtaatccagtaactaagactatattgtgaggtttctttgtctttctggcatttcctgacctacttgcctttccatcatggatggttaggtccatcttaccctctaaaaggaataaGTTCTCtcttgaatttcaaggatctcaatgtctttttctctaatgtctcaataggttgttatccctagcattccaatttctatcttttcggtgagaaacaatatgtaaaattAGCTAACCGCTACTatgtgatgctagaagtttcaaaaatgcgactaaaaagtttctcccatacccccaaacttaaatctaacattgtcctcaatgttctaaagatgaaattaaaagaatgaacaaggagaaactgttaccaattgaagcaaaagagataaggaaagatattaccgtgtcgcatgaatattgggttacctcccaagaagtgctaagtttaaagtcttcagccagactaagaaaggattagtcaccttatagaatcatacaataatagccggaataacttcggatcaccaaaaccaaatagggctatcacaagtaaaaggaatatgCAACATGCCAATAAAATTAACGGATAAAGCacgcccttgtctagtttcctgtttaagacaactacatctacctgtggttcaggttcaggttctataactgggtctagataaaatattttcatggactacATTTCATCGTAGCTAaggtccgattcaggtattagagccTGTAAAAACTCAAGTTAAAACttggaagcacataataataacctaaataattgcggatcctttaagtcaatcagttttgactcacacaattgaccacgatgaaagtagtggtcttccttaaacaaatgtgtcgaccctaatctcctaaagtaattaggtttactctcaaaacttaataattgacacatctgaaacttatacgttcccacaattggttgaaaaatatttggtgggaaaacaaagtcaatttgggtactattgcctgggtaaaccacatcaactagaggatgggtttctaacaactggacTTCTTCCtgacattattaggttcgagagatctagtatgaaggtaatctggcacaatggttgaggcacatatatcaagtcccaagtgagggacctttctaagagttaaagcacatggagaatgataatcatccccaaacttagagttttcagtgtctttagaaagactagtcacaacttccctaatttctaggtcatcagattcctggaaatggtcaattgattcttctaagtcaggttcatcctcactcatctctatgagttcactttctttgtctaaaactattgtttctaaattgctagactcaaaataaactcgttcctctaaaccttcgttggcttcgtgaaaaggaaatactacatcgtctaaaataggggtatttctagtcaaatcctcatccttttgaataggtgaataattattaaaattatttggatttgtactagaaacaacactatcattataaagctcaatcggagtaacaaattcctgatcactatgcctacatattttatgttcttcatcaatactatcctcatcataatcgtcattataataacatgaaaatgatcgaaccccatctaaataagtagtattaccaattctaacctcgtcatcttgagtatgtgaataaaaactatccttatttttaagggtggtattgggaacactatattggtatttaagactatcttgagcaaatttttctacaatcctatttgtactctcagtaaatttcttgagggactcttctagagacatcttagttgactgctctatggactcttctgggagcggaatattataagtctctttcataaataattgaaatttctgtgttgactcattgaaactcttgagagactcttctagagaaatagaaggattgttttgctcgtatgacctgtgggtatgtggatagtaattgggatcacaatggtatggaccataaccttcaaaagtttcgcgttcccaatcactattcacactatggtcataaaaaggataatgtccaagctgctcagtcggatactcattgtattggctactataataccagtttgacatcctaactgcaagggaattctaaacaagcacaaagaaggctgaatcgaccacaacaagcctattttatatagcaaacaaaaagaatgatggctccacttagattgtttctagaccagcttctattctttgaaaaggaattcgttacaatctgagcaaacccctctggaatcaatccgagttaaagtaagttgaatagagacgagggaagctgcgtggagctttgatacccaaggctcaccggcattacaaggcggcgtattcaactcatagaaaccatcatgaacttcaaagtatgctcaaaatagtaaccaatatttttcgaacgactttccaattaagctcgttaccctatcggtctcgttctagtccaaattctAAGGCATAGGTTCGCGTatgttacgtgttcctaaggcgggcaagaaggaaaaggtgatgaaatccgagtccttatcttgatttggccaggccttgccctttactagaaaattaaatccgatttcaggtcctcaacatatatgcatacaaaatcatccagtaaatccGCTGACacgggattcacgggtgtttataattcttacctcccgttccagacgggggatgaaccgttgaggtccaatcgggccaccgactccaatgtcagtgtacgaacccgaggggccgagatgatatcgtaatcgtcgtccttctttgcacacagtttatatttaaactacccttccgtagggttcaaaaataatgtcccaaagtttaaagtccaaagtccaaaaataaagtgcaaaagaaaaggaaagcctaaaaaaaaatgtctctttttttttcccctctctttttttataaaataaaaaaatcttcttttttcgctccttttgctttgccttttactccaagtctttaagtattcaccaaaagctttggcaattttttttctttcgctccaaatttcaaattctgtaaggaaaagacaaaaacccaaaaacgtaaagaagaacaaaataaataaataaaaacaaataaaaacctaaaaaagaaaaaaaaaatctaaaaactctagcctaaagacaagcccgcgtcgacgacgccaaaaattgatcgaatttttatatagtggtaaaggttgtcgttcactcggacttgatgagattgattttttagatttaaattataaaactagcaattatatacaaaatagtaACAATGTATCGACAGgtactaggactaggattccaccaaatattcaaattcatgtgattcacctatttattctaaaccattatagctcattcaataagaattttgactctatatcttttcctaaggtagattcttaaaatattaattgtaaaactTAAGCATGGcgtatcaaaagaattaatcctaagcataaaccatcaaatgaaatgacattaattaagaatttttttcttctaattttaatttaatgcaaataatcatataaagaactaaatgaatttaccacataatgaattttggtttcctccgtcgtcccagcgaaaggtttagctccacatagtgaaaaacacgctcaaaatatatttcatagctcaattggtatttacaaagaagaaaatataacATAGGGAATTCGCAACGCTGTCACGGCGTTACAGAGCTCACCGTTACAATAATTGCCACAGAAGATAGCGTTACAAATCGGACGTTACAAACTGTTAAATATAAGACCCTTGAAACGACAGTCTTTTACGGTAGTAtgttcttcagtttcttcttccCTGCAGCAGTAGAAAAATCTGCTATGCAGCTTCCTATTCTTCTTTGTAGCTTCTCCCAATCACCCGACGCCCTTCTCTATGCTCCCACAGGACTTTTTATACTCGGCAGGCACAAGAATAACGTCTCATTAACTCctcaaatcttcaccataactcgcagtaaataaaaatattatcggGTTGTTTTCCTTCCATTCTTGCCTTCTCACGCTGTCAATCAGCATTTACACGTTCCAAACTTGTTGCCAGCACATGGAAAATTGAGTCGAATCCTCTCCAAATACTCACCAACCTAAGTTATACTCGGGATATGCTCGTGCTTTGTTGTGTCCGACAGACTCCTATTTTTCGATTTTGAGTCATCTATCAATCATGTTTTAGCTGAACAGGATGTTCCCAACTAATTTTAATGGGGAAACCTCAAAAATACTCCAACAGATCACTCCCAGAACTTCCACAGAAACCCGAGTCCATGTCCTCCCCTGTTTTACTTGACCCAAGAATTAAACCCTGTTTTATCGAATCTGGagtgattaccaaccctgtttagtcgaAACATGGTATATCCAATCCAAAGATCTCATTGAATCCGGCCAAAGCTCCAGCAAAATCTTGCCTGAAATAcccgtgaaaagttcacacctctgtttacttctaactcgagttctagccaaattcaatcgaaAAAATCACTCCTACtatccctgttatgctctaacagatgcttgccatcagtttcagccattgagtctcctcggaagagcaccaaaactcgaaccctaattttgttcttccCTTGCCaagatttcccgccaaaacaattaATTCAAACTGAGAAGAAGATGGTCTCCCCTTAACCATTGATGGGGTGCGGTTAGCAGTTGCTgtactggggtgcaaatagtaaagaaacgaccccttagtaaatgaggtgccccttatccaaagcaggggtccgtttagcaaatgtgcTCCGAGGGtgcttttatcaacttttcgagccgaatttcccaaaaatattcattgcccaaaaatacctacaaaaacacaaaacaccaaaattagtacaaaatcgagtgccaacaatatacagtattgagatcaaattagacacaaaaaagtgTCTATCAGCTGGGTTGTTGGCATACTGTTATTCTGCTCATTTGTTGGCGGCATCCCGAAGGTTGGCTGTGGTATTGATGATTCTGCAACTCCTTCCCGTTGCTTAAGGACGAGGGCAGCTGCTGCGGCTTTTACTGCCTCAGCTTTAGATGCATCTGCTCTTGCTACCGCTGCTCTTGCTACATCGGCTTTTGCTGTTTCAACTCTTGCTGCATCGGCTTTTGCTGTTGCTGCTTTGAgaggtggtggcggcgacggactagtggtggtgacggactgttggtggtgtaatggtggtggtgaaggagtgatGGTGACGGTTGGTAGgcggtggttgttgaacggtggtggtggaatggtagttgaatgttggtagtGCCGGTGCTAGTGAATGTGGTGAAGTgggagaggaagaaatttgtttcatttttgaaataaaaaaaaatattatatgggtgagggtattaaagtaatctaattttaaatggataaggtcaTTAAAAAGTagagacatatttattgttgtttaaaaatatatttattgggtgtcaaaagtagagacatataaataatgtaccctatCCTATTTGTAGCGGCCTCAAGTTTGGcttcacaaaaaaagaaaaagaaatagccTTATGAGATATTTCAAGAGAAAGATTTATAGTGGAAAACATTCAAGAGCATATTGAATTTTGACGTGAGTTGATTGTTTGATGGGTTGAGTTTTTATAGGGGGAGCAACTAGACTTTGTAAACCCGACCGTCGTCGGATCAATGTGGGACGGTCGCCCCATACTGGGACGAGCCTCATCCTAGTATGGGATGCTCGGCTTAATTTGTCGAAGGAACGTTTTCCCCGCTGCACAAAACTCAGTTTATCTATCCACCACCTAGACAAGTAAACCATGATGGTGCCCATTGAATTGCTCTTGAAAATACGGAAATCAGATTTCCAGAAAAGATTAGATAACCAAGAATAGTCATGGAAACAGGAAAAGATTTCAAATTAAGAAACTACCTAAAAAAAGTTAATAATCTATTAATTTGTTTTAACAATGTTTAAGATTGTTTGACACTTTTGCGTGACTTACGCGATGAAATCGCATTCTGTACAGTGAGTAATTATGAGGATCCATTTCTACAAACATGAAAGGACAATGTTCGCATCCTTCTCTGACGAGATTTGTGAGGCGATGTAAACGAGGTTCATCCATGAGCTCAGTATACCTCAATATCATTTAACAACAAAAATCTCCGGAAGGGAAGATATATCCAAGTCTTACAAAGTGCAGAAGGCCAGAAGCTCAGATTGCCTAGGTCATCATCTGAGTTTCTTTTAACAAATAGGTCAAatgatcaaaaaaaagaaaaggtcaTACGTCATTACAAATGAATATCACCCTACCTGGTAATTGGAAGGCAGAATTGGTTTTGGTTATGCATATGAAGAATTCCTACAGCCTTACTGTACTACTATCTACTTAGTAACTGCATCTGCTGTAAGTTACGAATTACATGAGCAACTTCACTCTCACCGGGCAAAAGATCCTTTACCCGCCCTCATGAGAGCAATATACAACAATTCATTCCAAGTGTCTGGTACACCAGGCAAACACCAATGAACACAATCTTGAGGATCCGTAGATGCAATCCTCTCTTGAACGGTAATATTTTTTGAATAAATTGAAGGGTGTCCATCTGCTCGATAGTAAGTAAGTTTGCTAATATTTAAATACAAAACAGGGGTCTTCATTAGTCGTAAGGTGTCTTGTAATACTTTCGCACGTGTTCCTCTGTCTATATGTTTCATTACTCATGATCGGTTCCGTTTCCCTGTTGCATTTTCCATGAGTGTTCCATTGACCACCTCTGCGTAGAATAAGCGGCGGTACACAATCAAAACAACTAATCAAAGTAATTAAGCAAAAATTGAACGTAAGGGAACACTTGATGCTAATATCACCATCACATACTCGTAATGAGTTTCTGAATATTCTGCAAAAGCAACTTGGGTTTTGTTAGAATCGATGTTCTTGTCAATCCACCTCCTCCAAGTACCAAGAGCTTTCTTATATGCTTTGTTAATCTTTAGTTGTGGGTACAAAGAGTTACCTTCCTGAAAATAGTCTTTCCTGCAATATTTTTAGCATACTGTAAGGCTCATGGAGACATGGtattgcatttttttttcttttttaatgtcTTAATTACTTACCCGTTGTGAACTTTGTTTCCAACCCACCAATGCCATGAATCAAACACTACAACATCAGCATCACGATAGAACGTTGACGCGCGTGGGTCAATCATATCTAATCTCATTGTCTCTCGCACCTGTTTTAGTATACCTTCTTGAGTTCTACGATTTTTCGGATTTGTTTCATAAACTAAAAAAGGAGACCACACGAATCCTACGGTGCAATTATAGTCCTAACAAAAAGATGACACATCGTTAGAACACCAAAAAATATATAACTACAACTCAGTTCGGGTTGGTTAAGCAACACTTGCCTCGTATCTCACTGCCATATCTCCTCTTATGTCGTGGCCTATATTTCCAGGGAGCCAAGAAACTTTGCTCTTATCTGGAACAGCATTCCAAAGGATGCATGCTAAAGATTCAAACATGTTCCTGTTCAAGGAATCCCCAGAAAATGCTACTTTTTTCCCTCTCAATCTCTCTAGAAAGTCACGGACATTAAGAATGctgcaagaaagaaaaaaacaattagGACTGGAAACTGTCGTTTTACCCGCTAGAAATACACTGCCTGAATCAAAATGTGGAAACTGGCATGATAATTTAGCAATGATAACATATACACAAGAACAGATTTACTTACCTCGGGATATTTTTATTACATCCATTGTTTGATGGGTGCGATTGCCACTGCCATTGCCATTTGTGATATGCATCATCAGGTCTGCCATTCTTGTAACAATCATAAGGTGATCTTTCGACGTAAGGACAAGAACCAAGAGGATAATGTGGTTCTCGGTTGCTAACCCTTACCCATTGTCCTTCAAAGATATTGCATTCACCAGTAGAAGTACTACTAGTATAATAAGGAAAATGCAAAAGCGTAAACTTCTTATAAAATCTGTTGAGATTGTTTTGAAGCAACGGATTCATGAGTGACGGGGAAAGAAATGGGAGGATGAATATACTAGCTAAAAAAATGAAGGTTGATGCTCCAAAAATGAAGCCAAATCCAACAAGTAACATTGAATCTTTTCTCGTTGAGCGCAGTGTCTCCATCAAGTGACATAACTTCGCCCAAGTCCCATGCCTCTCCATGAAAATGTTGCAAAAGAAACCAAATGTGAATTTAAGCGACGATCCTATCCTGTAAGATGTAGCTCACATGAAGTTCAGTGATGTGTATATAGAATAGTACTAGAGCTGCAAAAAAACTAGATGATGGTTTCCAAATCCAGACAACTTGCTCTCTTGCATTAACTAGTAGTCATCGTTCTTTGTGTATATGCAAGAAATGCGTGCAACATTTAATTAGGTGCAATAACAGAGATGTCAATTGTTTAATCAAGTTAGCTACCTTAGAACTCAACCTATCCAATAACTTGTTAGTTCACTTATTAGAGATTAGTAATCACATTTTTCGAATAGCGATTGTAAGAAATTTTGCTGCTTTCTCTCACTAAAGATGGATGAAAATACCAAGAAAGAAGCCTCTTGCATCAAATACTCCATGTTGCAATGTATTCATTAACATAAGGTCGGTCAATGCGGGTTACGTATGCGTAAAACTTGTTTTGTTGTTCCACTCCCAAGGGGCGGAGGTAGGGGTGAGCATGGTCCGGATTGGGCATGCCTCTTCAAAAAGATTTTTttataggtgttgatggtggattttagttcagggttaaaattgtaaaaccaaatttatacgctgacatcctgcaaaggataaagccactgataagtgatgaatacttcttcactttaataattcacctagaatggagcatgtggcaacaatcccagtattctgtgaattaaatacacaaaattcatccaggttggagcatgtagcaacaatcccatatatccTGTGAATTTACAACATTATTAATTGATGCAtcactagccttgtatttcctgtgttgttccctcaggactctcattattagtgcggcatgacgactgagtgttgctctcagcagagtaacacgaacaCTATAGGAAAAACATACTTTGGCAACCCCCCACAAGTGTTGTAGTTGATCTACAACGACACTTATCGATGGGTTGCGGAAGGGGGGGTGCGGAAGGTCCCCGATTTACTGCAACTTCCAGCTAAGAGTCGTAAACTAGTTGTGGTTCAAGTTTGGACTACCTTGTGGTTCAGTTGTGATTCTCTCTCGATTTTATTTTGGAAGCCTAATACAACTTCTACAAGAGTTGTCAATCCGTGTTTCACTATACCTACAAGAGTTGTATGACATCCTTTCACAACTTCTATTTATATTGTTATACATGCTTTCACAATATTTGATAAGTGTAGTAAAACCCAATAACACAACTTCTATAAATGCTGTGAATAGCACTATTACTACAATTGTTATAATGGTTGAGATTTTTTGTACAACTCTAATATGTGTAGTACAAGTCCATAACACAACTTCTATAAAAGCTGTGAATAGTAGTATTACTACTCTTGTTGTAATGGTTGAAAACTTTTGTACAACTTCTATTATGTGTAGTGCAAGTCCATAACACAACTTCTATAAAAGCTGTGATGGTAGTATTACCACTCTTGTTGTAATGGTTGAAAATTTTTATACATCCATTAATATGTATTGTAAAAGTCCATAACACAACCTGTGCCTTGTGTAGTCATAATCTATAATACAACAAAGGTTTTTAGTAATTGAATATTGACCTACAACCCTTGTTTGGTGTTGTGTGCAtaaaaattttttgaaaaaaaaaatcatagctGAAACCAAATTGCCGAAAGTAATTCACATTCATATTAAACCTGCCAGTGACCcgttacattcattcaagttcaCCTGCTAGTGTTAAACACACAAATTCAAAAAATGGCAGAGATACAGatgtttgttaccaaaagttaaAAGTTTCTTAAACACACACCAAGTTAAAGATAAGATAAGTTAAAAGTTTCTTGAACACTAATCGAACACTATGTGATCCTTGGGCCATGAGATGACACttccaacaacatcaacaacaaactTGAACTCTGAAGTTCGCTTGAAGACGAGAGAACCTTCAACATGAGAAATCAACACACACACAGTGTAGGCTCCAAAACCTATTAGGTACCCATGTATCTCCTTTGACGGATCCGTTTCACTAATTTTAGCATCAGCCACCACCTCTCATTCTTTGTACCAACTTAGTAACCGACATGGTGTAAATCTTTCTGGCACTTTCACATCACTTGATCTGCTGACAGGACTAGTAGTGGGAGTTGAGGCATTGCAGGGAGCAACTTTGCTATTACTAGCCACATTGTTGCTTGCAACGGGACTGTCAGTGTGAGAGTGGACTTCAGCGCAGACACACTTTGAGCTCTTCTCCTGTAGAAAAACAAATAGACAGTATGA
This genomic stretch from Papaver somniferum cultivar HN1 chromosome 5, ASM357369v1, whole genome shotgun sequence harbors:
- the LOC113277404 gene encoding protein trichome birefringence-like 2 translates to MERHGTWAKLCHLMETLRSTRKDSMLLVGFGFIFGASTFIFLASIFILPFLSPSLMNPLLQNNLNRFYKKFTLLHFPYYTSSTSTGECNIFEGQWVRVSNREPHYPLGSCPYVERSPYDCYKNGRPDDAYHKWQWQWQSHPSNNGCNKNIPSILNVRDFLERLRGKKVAFSGDSLNRNMFESLACILWNAVPDKSKVSWLPGNIGHDIRGDMAVRYEDYNCTVGFVWSPFLVYETNPKNRRTQEGILKQVRETMRLDMIDPRASTFYRDADVVVFDSWHWWVGNKVHNGKDYFQEGNSLYPQLKINKAYKKALGTWRRWIDKNIDSNKTQVAFAEYSETHYEGGQWNTHGKCNRETEPIMSNETYRQRNTCESITRHLTTNEDPCFVFKY